The Besnoitia besnoiti strain Bb-Ger1 chromosome IV, whole genome shotgun sequence genome contains a region encoding:
- a CDS encoding poly(ADP-ribose) glycohydrolase (encoded by transcript BESB_056900) has translation MAGLVLYSLLVALVLPFVCRAQTPEQLKLMSQGHLQVAGCAERPCAVLRTPVDKDWDKVKFVLGFIAQGQGPADSHQLASLHTRLLTLSGNLRTDKVLQQHGLLEYLKKKPGTFFTEDLPFLASIVLHLEDLFPDGLQYVTPELPQAHLRKIQVLALVAAAFLGVVPHNQRRLLAHHPKKFQMNQNKLDMFYRGFMEREAKFRSLLIYFASMRARLANCWNEMMKAGIFSKALCVTPCQCATLEDGTLIAPTDELLGIYRQTDMAANFSSATGSVKVTSPAVSVGDIANSQKPLLAFEVLDVGDISTSDGDLQVDFADQYLGGLSMFKGDIAQEEFLFITYPELLPVMLLSDIMRANEAVVMKGAERFVFSDGYEWTFRITAAAGPWTKLPPTKHYGVQGVVPMDRLGRRDVTVVGIDAVQFFVRAAQYTKEMIDRELLKAVIGFKGDPFEEVMALSHQAVATGLWGCGVFNGDAQLKSLLQWMAASYSGRATKFYTFANKSVKDLARVIPQLRSKYSTVSNLYNAIKEVVASRPRELSSAWSLWGNLL, from the exons ATGGCGGGCCTCGTTTTGTACTCGCTTTTGGTGGCTCTCGTGCTGCCCTTCGTTTGCCGGGCTCAAACTCCAGAACAATTGAAGCTCATGAGCCAGGGTCATCTTCAGGTTGCAGGTTGTGCTGAGAGGCCGTGCGCCGTTCTTAGGACCCCAGTGGATAAAGACTGGGACAAGGTCAAATTCGTTCTCGGCTTTATCGCACAGGGCCAAGGCCCCGCTGATTCTCATCAGCTTGCCTCTCTGCATACGCGGCTCCTGACGTTAAGCG GCAACCTTCGGACGGATAAAGTGCTTCAGCAGCATGGATTGCTCGAGTacctgaagaagaagccagGGACTTTTTTTACGGAGGATTTGCCCTTCTTGGCCTCTATTGTTTTACACCTTGAAGATCTGTTCCCCGAC GGACTGCAGTATGTCACGCCGGAACTCCCGCAGGCACACCTGCGGAAGATTCAGGTTCTCGCGCTggtcgcggccgcgtttTTAGGAGTGGTTCCCCACAaccagcggcgcctcctAGCGCACCATCCGAAGAAGTTCCAAATGAACCAGAACAAGCTAGATATGTTTTATCGGGGGTTCATGGAGCGCGAAGCGAAGTTTCGGTCGCTTCTGATCTACTTTGCTAGCATGCGGGCCAGACTTGCGAACTGTTGGAATGAAATGATGAAGGCAGGCATCTTCAGCAAAGCCTTGTGCGTGACACCATGTCAGTGTGCCACTCTTGAAGATGGAACTCTGATAGCGCCTACTGATGAACTGCTGGGAATTTATCGCCAGACAGACATGGCCGCCAATTTTTCGTCGGCAACCGGATCTGTGAAGGTCACCTCACCGGCGGTTAGCGTGGGGGACATTGCAAACAGTCAAAAGCCGCTGCTTGCGTTTGAAGTGCTTGATGTCGGAGATATATCGACGAGCGACGGAGACCTGCAG GTGGACTTCGCCGATCAGTATCTTGGCGGGCTGTCAATGTTCAAAGGCGATATCGCGCAGGAGGAGTTTCTGTTCATCACGTATCCGGAGCTGCTCCCAGTGATGCTCCTCAGTGATATCATGAGAGCCAACGAAGCAGTTGTTATGAAGGGCGCAGAACGGTTCGTATTTTCGGACG GGTACGAATGGACTTTCAGAATCACAGCGGCGGCTGGCCCGTGGACAAAGCTACCCCCGACGAAGCATTACGGCGTTCAGGGAGTCGTTCCAATGGATAGGCTGGGTCGGCGCGACGTGACGGTGGTGGGAATAGACGCTGTTCAATTTTTTGTTCGAGCCGCGCAATACACGAAGGAGATGATCGACAGGGAATTGCTGAAGGCTGTCATTGGCTTCAAGGGCGACCCTTTCGAGGAGGTCATGGCATTGTCGCATCAAGCCGTTGCTACGGGATTGTG GGGATGCGGAGTTTTCAACGGCGACGCACAACTGAAGTCGCTCCTTCAGTGGATGGCTGCCTCATACTCCGGGCGAGCGACGAAATTCTACACATTTGCCAACAAGAGTGTGAAGGACTTGGCCCGCGTTATTCCACAGCTCCGGTCGAAGTACTCGACCGTTAGTAACCTGTACAACGCCATAAAGGAGGTCGTGGCTAGTCGGCCACGTGAACTGAGCTCTGCGTGGTCTTTGTGGGGGAATCTGTTGTAG